One Hemitrygon akajei chromosome 21, sHemAka1.3, whole genome shotgun sequence genomic region harbors:
- the rps24 gene encoding small ribosomal subunit protein eS24 isoform X2: MNDTVTIRTRKFMTNRLLQRKQMVVDVLHPGKPTVPKTEIREKLAKMYKTTPDVVFVFGFRTQFGGGKTTGFAMVYDSLDYAKKNEPKHRLARHGLLERKKVSRKQRKERKNRMKKVRGTAKANVGAGKK; this comes from the exons ATG AATGACACAGTGACGATCAGAACTAGAAAGTTCATGACAAACCGCTTGCTCCAACGCAAGCAAATG GTTGTCGATGTCCTGCACCCTGGCAAACCTACAGTTCCCAAAACGGAAATCAGGGAAAAGCTGGCAAAGATGTACAAAACAACGCCAGATGTCGTGTTCGTTTTTGGGTTCAGGACGCAGTTCGGTGGTGGCAAAACAACAGGATTTGCCATGGTCTATGATTCCTTAGATTACGCCAAGAAGAATGAACCAAAGCACAGGCTAGCAAGG CATGGTCTATTGGAGAGGAAAAAGGTTTCTAGGAAACAGCGAAAGGAACGAAAGAACAGAATGAAGAAAGTTCGTGGTACAGCTAAAGCTAACGTTGGTGCTGGCAAAAAG TAA
- the rps24 gene encoding small ribosomal subunit protein eS24 isoform X1, whose translation MNDTVTIRTRKFMTNRLLQRKQMVVDVLHPGKPTVPKTEIREKLAKMYKTTPDVVFVFGFRTQFGGGKTTGFAMVYDSLDYAKKNEPKHRLARHGLLERKKVSRKQRKERKNRMKKVRGTAKANVGAGKKK comes from the exons ATG AATGACACAGTGACGATCAGAACTAGAAAGTTCATGACAAACCGCTTGCTCCAACGCAAGCAAATG GTTGTCGATGTCCTGCACCCTGGCAAACCTACAGTTCCCAAAACGGAAATCAGGGAAAAGCTGGCAAAGATGTACAAAACAACGCCAGATGTCGTGTTCGTTTTTGGGTTCAGGACGCAGTTCGGTGGTGGCAAAACAACAGGATTTGCCATGGTCTATGATTCCTTAGATTACGCCAAGAAGAATGAACCAAAGCACAGGCTAGCAAGG CATGGTCTATTGGAGAGGAAAAAGGTTTCTAGGAAACAGCGAAAGGAACGAAAGAACAGAATGAAGAAAGTTCGTGGTACAGCTAAAGCTAACGTTGGTGCTGGCAAAAAG AAATGA